Proteins encoded in a region of the Vicia villosa cultivar HV-30 ecotype Madison, WI linkage group LG5, Vvil1.0, whole genome shotgun sequence genome:
- the LOC131604330 gene encoding uncharacterized protein LOC131604330, with the protein MAGEISNVPPRGPFVNTPRSNAQFDRDQNNGRKSEMKTGLLQLLYQNPFTGLDHENPFTHLTKFYEIGGTIAALEAEEEQVFKRLFPYSLIGKAKEWYLDQPNNVMTSWNELEEKFLDRFFPHNRFLEAKTSISAFSQGQSEALNEAWERNGLQPQPKTLLDATAGGSLMSKSAEEAVAFIDRMALNYHQGQHNCSTLQRKPGVLELNMNNAILSQNKLLTQQV; encoded by the exons atggcaggagaAATCTCTAATGTTCCACCTCGAGGGCCTTTTGTTAATACCCCTCGATCGAATGCTCAATTTGATCGTGATCAAAACAATGGAAGGAAATCCGAGATGAAAACAGGGTTACTTCAATTGTTATATCAAAATCCTTTCACGGGACTTGATCACGAAAATCCTTTCACTCATCTCACGAAGTTTTATGAGATCGGCGGAACCATTGCTGCTCTAGAGGCCGAAGAAGAACAGGTTTTCAAGAGACTATTTCCTTATTCCTTGataggaaaagctaaggaatggtatcttgatcaaccAAACAATGTCATGACTAGCTGGAATGAGTTGGAGGAGAAATTTCTTGATCGGTTCTTTCCACATAATAGGTTCttggaagcgaaaacttccatCTCTGCGTTCTCACAAGGTCAAAGTGAGGCTCTCAATGAAGCGTGGGAGAG aaatggacttcaACCACAACCGAAAacacttttagatgctaccgcgggtgggtcTTTGATGTCAAAGAGTGCTGAAGAAGCAGTTGCTTTCATTGATAGAATGGCCTTGAAttatcatcaagggcaacacaattGTAGTACATTACAAAGAAAGCCGGGAGTTCTTGAGTTAAACATGAATAATGCAATACTTTcccaaaacaagttattgacacaacaagtctAA
- the LOC131604329 gene encoding uncharacterized protein LOC131604329, with protein sequence MVSSLTSLCPKKVEDKSVLYNASICENYESNCLNVKDMPSSSVFITKNGRKIPIFMMSKIPTKKRSPVVYVRMKSARLTPMEKFWKQLLNELNEHEVKLSESSSEEEDILLFDNKNNFIADNEIGLGCILLNPDCRST encoded by the exons ATGGTTTCATCCCTTACTTCACTTTGTCCAAAGAAAGTTGAAGACAAATCAGTGTTGTACAATGCATCAATTTGCGAAAACTATGAAAGCAATTGTCTCAATGTCAAAGACATGCCTTCAAGCAGTGTTTTTATCACAAAAAATG GCAGAAAAATTCCAATTTTTATGATGTCGAAAATCCCTACGAAGAAACGTTCACCGGTGGTGTATGTGAGGATGAAATCTGCGAGGTTGACACCGATGGAAAAGTTTTGGAAACAACTTCTTAACGAGTTGAATGAACATGAAGTGAAGCTAAGTGAGTCgtcatcagaagaagaagatatttTATTGTTTGACAATAAGAACAATTTCATAGCAGATAATGAAATTGGTCTTGGATGCATTCTTCTTAATCCAGATTGTCGCTCTACATAG